One region of Erwinia tracheiphila genomic DNA includes:
- a CDS encoding MFS transporter, producing the protein MNSITGTASDVQKRTHARYWIVVMLFIVTSFNYGDRATIAIAGSAMSKDIGLDPVGLGYIFSAFSWAYVIGQIPGGWLLDRFGSRRVYFWSIFLWSLFTLLQGFVDLFSGFTVIAVLFMLRFLVGLAEAPSFPGNSRIVAAWFPAQERGTAVAIFNSAQYFATVIFAPIMGWLVSAVGWAHVFWFMGGLGIIISLIWLKAIRDPNTHLGVNSAELAYMEQGGALIHMDQKQTVRKVSWAEKTHQIKQLIGSRMMIGIYLGQYCINALTYFFITWFPVYLVQARGMSILKAGVVASVPAICGFLGGVLGGIISDWLMRRTGSLNIARKTPIVLGMLLSIIMVVCNYVDTEWVVVFFMALAFFGKGIGALGWAVMADTAPKEISGLSGGLFNMFGNISGIVTPVAIGYIIATTGSYNGALVYVGIHAFVAVLSYLVLVKDIKRIELKPL; encoded by the coding sequence ATGAATTCAATCACTGGTACCGCGAGTGACGTGCAAAAAAGAACGCACGCACGCTACTGGATCGTGGTGATGCTGTTTATTGTCACCTCTTTTAATTACGGAGACCGTGCGACTATTGCCATTGCCGGTTCCGCTATGTCGAAGGATATCGGTCTCGATCCTGTCGGACTGGGTTATATCTTCTCTGCGTTCTCATGGGCTTATGTTATTGGGCAGATTCCCGGCGGCTGGCTTCTTGACCGTTTTGGCTCAAGGCGCGTCTATTTCTGGAGCATTTTCCTTTGGTCGCTGTTTACCCTGCTTCAGGGCTTTGTCGATTTGTTTAGCGGTTTTACCGTGATTGCCGTGCTTTTTATGTTGCGTTTCCTGGTTGGGCTGGCCGAGGCACCTTCGTTTCCCGGTAACAGCCGGATTGTTGCCGCCTGGTTTCCTGCACAGGAAAGAGGCACTGCCGTGGCTATCTTTAACTCGGCACAATATTTCGCCACGGTGATTTTTGCACCCATCATGGGATGGCTGGTGTCAGCAGTGGGGTGGGCGCACGTTTTCTGGTTTATGGGCGGACTTGGGATCATCATCAGCCTCATCTGGTTGAAGGCAATCCGCGATCCGAACACACATCTTGGCGTCAACAGTGCCGAACTGGCTTATATGGAGCAGGGCGGAGCGCTGATTCATATGGATCAAAAGCAAACAGTACGGAAAGTCAGCTGGGCTGAAAAAACGCACCAAATCAAGCAGCTTATTGGTTCCAGAATGATGATCGGCATTTATCTGGGGCAATACTGTATCAATGCCTTGACCTACTTTTTTATTACCTGGTTCCCGGTTTATCTGGTGCAGGCGCGCGGCATGTCCATTTTAAAAGCCGGGGTGGTGGCTTCTGTGCCCGCCATCTGTGGTTTTCTCGGCGGCGTGCTGGGCGGCATCATTTCGGACTGGCTGATGCGCAGAACCGGATCGCTGAATATTGCCCGTAAAACGCCCATCGTATTGGGGATGCTGCTCTCCATTATCATGGTGGTGTGTAACTACGTCGATACGGAATGGGTTGTGGTGTTCTTTATGGCACTGGCGTTCTTTGGAAAAGGGATTGGTGCGCTGGGCTGGGCCGTCATGGCGGATACCGCACCGAAAGAGATCAGCGGTCTGAGCGGCGGCCTGTTCAATATGTTTGGCAATATCTCCGGCATTGTTACGCCTGTCGCCATTGGCTACATCATTGCCACTACCGGCTCATACAACGGCGCACTGGTGTACGTCGGCATCCATGCTTTTGTTGCGGTGCTGAGTTATCTGGTGCTGGTAAAAGACATTAAACGTATTGAGCTCAAGCCGCTCTGA